Part of the Benincasa hispida cultivar B227 chromosome 12, ASM972705v1, whole genome shotgun sequence genome is shown below.
GAGAGCAGAGACGAGAGTGTCGAAATTGGCATCAAGAACATTGGTGTAGGAGATCGAACCATCAATGACGGGTGCGGCATTGCCGCTAAAGAAGGCATACTCCTTGGGGAAATGTGGATCGGCATTGAGACTAAGGAAAGGGTAGATGTTGATGGTGAGAGGAGAGGCATTGTTGCTGAGGAACTTGATGATGTTGACCATCAAATCACGGATGTCCGGCCGGAAGTTGCCACCGGAAGGGAGGCCGTTGCCGGTTTCATAAACGTCGGCGTTTAGTGGGATTGTGACCTTCACTTGCCGCCCCAAACCGGCCTTTATTAGGGCGGCTTGAATGTTTTGCAGTGCTGGGAAGGTGGTTTGAAGGAATGAACCGTTGTAGGCGTTTAGGAAAGGTTCATTCCCCACGGCTACATACCTACAATAATACAATATGTTCTTTCATTGGTGTacgtttcttaaaaaaaaaaagaagtaaaatattGGAAATAagcttttaatttcatttatccGCGTTTCCTATATTATTAGGTTTTTCTTtgttatgttttcaaatatagaaaaatgaataaatttatttttaaatatagtaaaatgtaactgtttatcatttatatactaaaagtattaagttttttaaatttattgtttattattgattatcaatgacattttgctatacttgaaaatatttttaacaattttactatgtaaaataattattaaaaatacttTGGTAAATTATgagttgtaattatttttatgccacgtggaaaatttttaattttttttttttaaatccctTTGTAATTTAGAGGATGCATGGAGTCTGCTTTATTTGGTATTCTGTCATtttctgtttttaaaaattatacttATTTTCATACCACCTGTCTTatcatagtttttatttttcttaattacatTTCAATTCTGaaccaaatttgaaaaagaaaaactacgatagataacaaaacaaacaaatcaaTAGTTAGAAGTAGtaattaacttatttttttttaaaaaaagacccCATTTGATAagcatttggtttttagtttttagtttttgaaaattaagtatattttctctcaaattcttaccacaatttttatttattttaagtaaaatagttgaattctaagttaatttcaaaaacaaagattatttaaaaaaaaaaaaaaaaaaaaaatcacaacttCACTTggcttttgaaaatattggtagGTAAGAGAGCAAGAAATGTTAAGGTGGATCtgatgtttatagacttaatttttaaaaattaaaaataaaaaaccaaatggttataaaaaaaatttaaatgatcaTCAAACATGgccttttgaaaaaaaaattataataaaaataataaataaaaaaataatgattatcaaattaattaatcatgcgATTTTGAGGATGTgaaatgaaaaatagaatagACTATGTGAAAGTTTTGAGATTATTATAGaatttaaacaaataacttGTGCAAAATTAATACtgaaatataactttttttgttcactaaaaatataatatttgaaaaattaaaatgtagattaaaatataaaattctataagttaaataacaataaataaaataatttaaatcgaTGTCGAATAATTTCGATTTAATAGACTCAACCGAAATTAACCTTTTAAATATTACTTactttttattctaaaaaaatgttacttactttcagaaaaagaaaaaagaaaccttTTAAACGTTACTAGAAAACTTTTGTGTATTGCACGTGTGATGATATCTTAATAAGCTTATACATAATGTTCAATTAAATATGCGAATGTATATAAATTGCTTTTTagaaatgtaaaaaatatatatttacattaaatataataatggatgataattaaatatatattcatggCATAGAGTTAGACTTATGGAAATAGCCAAAAGgagtattatatatatgttgatgcaattatataattttcaaCACACATTTAAATTTCCCTAAAATTTTAGATCTCGATATTTCTATCAATTTACACGTTTATAATTCTTAGTTTcctaatattaatattaaaccATTCAGTTTAGGATTATCTTTTTTAGTCCAACAATTATGGAGTATAGAAATCGAATCATCAATAATAAATGACACATTCTCTCTAAATTGACCAAAAGAAAAGTAGCAGTCAAGTATTCAAGATCCAATTCAAGAATAATTTATCTTTTGCTTTTGAATTATATACttgtatctttttttttcacattttttaattatatagttttttatttttgttaaagaaccattttaaaagttgttttcaaatatagtaaatgaatcaaaatatttacaaatatagtaaatttCACTATCCATTGGTATTTATTAATATCTATTACAGATAGATTGAATAATTTTTCTTGTAATTTTTAGCCTATAAAAAGGGGGTTttcttttcataaaatttaaaaatataaaactaaaaatgaaatcgtTAACGAGGTAATACCTGATGTCGGTGCCAAAATTAGAAACGAAGTAAGAAACATTTTTGGAGACCCAATTCTCAGCAACTCGTACACTACTAGCAAGCGGTGCCAAGAATTCATTAGGTATTCCGAGCATAACTTGAAGACCAGAATTCCCAAGAGCTTGAAGAGCCCCTGGGTCAGCTTCAAATAGCTTGACCTTACTGAACCCATTGTCCTTCATCAACTTAACCACAATATCCGGTGGGAGGGGATGGCTCGACCGCGTCCCCCAGTTACAAGCAAACCCTAACCCACCTTTTACAAATAACCCTTCTTCATAACCCAAACAGCAAACCACCAAAGCCAATAATAATGATCCCCATTTTCGGTGTCCCATATTTTTGTGTGGATCTCCATATGCGCCAGCATTGATTTAAATGTAATGGGCCAATGTTCTAAAAGAATTGGGGTAGGGGAGACAAGCCCTTTTGGTCAAGGAAAGGCAAGGAATTGAATTAAGATTCGAAAAAGGTATTGGGTTCCATTATTATTCCATGAAAATATCTACACGTATTGCCAATCCATGATTCTCTTCTTCTACTCTCTCAATAATgtcttatattatatagtataaTAATGCACGTGTTACAAGAAACGAATATTTTGGAGTCTTTATACTCCTCCTTTATTATAAGCTCCTCTATATTTGGTTGTCCAATGCAAAAATCTAGATGTTACGTTGAGAggattttaaaagaataatgtatatGTTTTAAACTTATGGTGAAATGAGGGTGAGTAGAGacaaatatatttgaatgataGTCATATATGTATTGTGATCAGTTCGATGAATTAATACTCTACATTTAAAATGGACTTGGAGTTGATGGagggaatgaaaaaaaaaaaaaaacccttcacTCTCTAATTAATTGAAGGGTAATTACAATGAGTAAGCCTTAAAGGCTAATTATTAGGTATATATCatcatttttaaagaattgtaaatatagcaatttTCTTAAGAGACAAGTACAAATATAGTAATCAGCCTCAAATAttaacaatataatataatgcaAAATAATTTGCAgatatatagcaaaatttatatCCAACTCTCAAAATCTATCGGTAATTGAAGGAATGGAATTCCTTTACTGAAGTGTGTGAACGTCGTGCAATTAGTTTCCAAtttgaaaaaacataaaatacagaGAAGTTTCACACATTCAAAATGCAAATTACAGTATAAACATTATAAGTCAAGCTTATAAGTATGTTGTTCTACTAAGAGGAAACGAAGAAAAAAGACTTACTTTAAAGAAAACCTCTTCTTGTATTTCTTCTCCAAAGGTCATGAACACAACACTACCCAAACATAGCAACATTTCCAACGAACAGAATACCATCACTTTGAGTCTCTGCTATTCTCAGGATAAGAGATTGAAAATATGGTCCCTTTTCATTTTGGGAAGGAAAAGGTAAATGTTATGTGAGGGGAGTTCCTTGAGAGTCTTTTCTcaaagaaaaatgagttttcTATGTTAATCACATTGCTCTGCAAAAACTTCCTCTTTTTGTTAAACGAGAGAGATGGAATGagaattattataattaatttagattatatactAAACTACTTTAATATATAACTAAATCAATAaggttaattaacatttaattaacCAACCCAATATCATATGCTTAATAtgatttgaatcatattcaaaatacaCCCTctcttttaacctatagttttaatatgaatctcattcacattaatttaaaattatagtaTTTGTATAATCTTattcataaataatatttaaattttattcaaatatttatctataacatattttataattttaattataaatcatatttataatgaaccatatattataatgtatcactatacactatactttatattagtcatattcatataaccaatatcttttaatttccaaaataatttgaacaattcaaattattccaaaaataattatccCTTGtgtttatccttagtgagcttgCAAgaggatcttatgaacctacaaattagaagttcCAAtcatacgagattaattaattgaattatttaattaaacgaatcaatattcattaactgtcggtcactccaatAAAGACTGATAACTGCACTATtcacattgtagatatatttcttatgTCCAGAAATATAACCAATGAACATTGAGTTGACCCTTCACGAATTGTTCGTAACTACAACTAAGTCAAATTATCGTTTaacccctgtagttatatctaacttcttaagtaacattgatttctctaatgaacaattagttatagtccaactataaactagatcCCTCTctggctagtgagagggtgaggcgcctcattattcaagactcggaatcagtcATCGAGGGAGTAATTCATCTACTATCCCTCAagacgggaatgagtgaattccatctttcaataatttaatatttgtattttaaaatggttaactATTTAATCTCTATTGTAAAGATATTATTAGGATTTAAGGAAGTTTCTTACCTAGATAGAtctataaatttgttagaaaCTAAATGTGATTGTAACCcataaaaattttgtttcaagGTAAAAGTGGACCATTTattttgatcaatttttttGTGAGAGGAATTAAATTATTACCATTTAAAAGATacaaagattaaattattacatgttaaagtttataattaaattagtaaattGTTACTAATTGAcaaatacataaactaaattataacaattcgAAAGGGCATAACCAATTTGttacaaattaaagtttaaagacGAAATATGGATCAAAAGTgttttttcactattttttttttttgttgtttcgACATTCAGGGGGATCAAACCCTTGATCTAGACTCTAGAGATTGATTGTACAATTTCATTCCAGTTGAGTTATGCTCGTATGcaagaaatttgattttttcctTAAACATAAATTTATATTGATAGCAACTTTATAACCTAAAACAAACATGAGATCTTAGTCTAGGGGTGAAAGATTTACATTAACTACAATAATTCAAAATGTTATAGCTAACCGAGTATAGCTCAACTAACATGAAACTTGTTCTATCAACCTTGATATTAGAGGTTCGATCTCCTTTcgatgttgtaaaaaaaaaaaaaagtaacaatttaatcattGTACTTTAAAATTGGTAATAATTTAATCTTCATTGTAGAAATTCctgttaagatttaatgagattttttgcataaataaaatgataaattaattaaagactcaacatttttataaaatacaaagttacataataaaataataaaagttaacatttaatttttatgatttttttttttttacattaaagACTAACTTATACAtacaaaaatttaaagactaaatgtaGTTTAAATCATTATAAATCAAAGTTGATATAGACTCAATTGTCATTAATTTAGgcaaaaaaaagtgtttttttttaaggatagTTATAATTGGAATAATAATCaaatgtataacatcattttaaaaaaattgcaaatatgtccaatttcaatttatgttatATCTGTATCTAAGAAGTGAAAGctgaaatttcaatttcaactaTGTCCAAACGCGGCTTATATTTTTCGCTCCAAAAACAATAATCGcaagaaaaatatattcaatCAAAATCAACAAGCAAAAGTCATTGCGTCCTGCAACCGTTTTTGCTGTTTAATCTCTCTCTCGTTCTGCTTCCTTCCATTTTCCACCCTCTCTGATTTGATCTTCCAACCTAAAACGCCATTGATCCAACCCCTCTTCGATCTCAGATCTCAATCCATCCTCTTCCCACAAGACCCCCACATTTCATTGCATTCTCCTTTTCCCTAAAAAATCCCTCAGATCTTCGCCGCATTTCCATCTTCCAATGGCTACGATGGAGAGCTTGATCGGTTTAGTCAACCGAATCCAGCGAGCCTGCACTGTCTTGGGAGATCATGGCGGTGAGGGAATGTCCCTCTGGGAAGCTCTTCCTTCCGTCGCCGTCGTCGGAGGACAGGTTTGTAATCTCTTTAACTCATCTTcttttccatgtataatctgGTAACTGTTTCTTTTCGTTTCTGATCCATTTCTATTCCTGTGGAAATTAGAGTTCCGGTAAATCTTCAGTGCTGGAAAGCGTGGTCGGTAGAGACTTTCTTCCTCGTGGATCCGGTAAATCTCCTAGATTTGTTCTACTTATTTTGTCTCTGCGTATAAATGATTTGCTATGCCTTTTCACGTTCTCCCTCATTTTGCTAATCTGATAATGCTGGACTTTTCATTTTACTCACTGGTCTACTCTATACTCGAGGATCTTCATTTTACTTCCGATAAGACGAAGTTAGATTTTGGGTTCTTACATTTCCTAATTGATTGAGTTATGCTTGTGAGCTCCAATCATTAAAGTAATTAGGCGATAGTTACTCTTTGAATACTGAAAAGTATTTGGTTTTCTTTTCGGTCTATCACTTCAAAACCGAAAGTTGCCTTTGTTAGTATGAATGTCAGTTTCAGAATCGTGCTTGGCTACTGGTGATTGACGAAAAATGGTTTCTTTCATCTCCAATCTATCTTTCTTATTGATAGGCATTGTAACGCGACGACCATTGGTGTTGCAACTTCATAAGACAGATGAAGGACGATCTGAATATGCAGAGTTTCTCCATGCCCCAAAGAAGAAGTTTGCTGATTTTGGTATATTGtatttcctcttcttcctctGATAAGGACTGTTTTATAGATTGGTTAATGTATAAGAAAGCTTTAAAGTTTCACAATTTTCACTCACTATCCCCTTTTTCAAATCTCGAGCATTCCCTATAATTTTGGAGACAAGGTTTGGTCAATGTATTCTGTTTTATTTGTTGACGTGTATTTTGTGAATTTATTAATGTCTATTCTGGAGCTAAATTTCCATTTGATGTTGTAAAAGATTCTCATGAAAATAAGAGTGTTTCTGGGCATATTTTCGTTATGTCTAAATTGAATGTACTTGTTCTCATATCAAAATCTCCGAAGTTTCTTGCTTACTACAAGCTTGGAAAATTCCTAGGTTTCTTATTCCTGTACATTATCGACATTGAGTATATTTTGTAGAAGCTAATTGCATAACCATGGAAGAAGAGGAAGTCTGACTAAAATCTGATCCTGCATTAAAATTCTCTGGCTTgtttgtagattttttttttgtggccTGCTTGGGTAAAGTTTTATCATATAATTCTAGCAATACTTTGACACATTTTCTTGCTAATTAGTACTGTAGgactttctttctttccttcctCCATAAGATTCAAATATGTATTCATGTTACAATCACGAACATCTTACCAAATAAAAGTGTCCACTTTTCTCATGTGCAGCTTCTGTGCGTAAAGAAATATCAGATGAGACTGATCGGATTACTGGGAAGTCAAAGCAAATCTCAAATATACCAATTCATTTGAGCATATATTCTCCAAATGGTAAATAAGATGAAACGTGATAATTAAACCATGGAATCACCAGGTTGAATATTATCATTCGCCAGCATTTTGCCCATATAAGGATCCTGATTGGAAGCATATAGTGAATGTTCTACAGTATGACTCATACTGTTCAGGGTTTAGGTGAAGAGATAAATGTTTGTTCTATAATATAAAGGATCACTCTGACTTCAAAACTCACTTTGTAGAATTGAAGCATAAGTTTTAATTGGTACAAACTGAATTATGAGATTTGTCGTAGATGCTCTAATCTTTCAACAACTTTGAATGTTAACACCTAGATATCTAAATTAACACATAACAGAGGATCAATAGCTTTGTAAACCCCAAGGGATGCTTGTATCTATAGGTGATTGGTTCTGTTCAACTGTGCAATGAAGCATATGACtccttattttattcaattcccTCCAGGCTCCAATCATATATGACAGTAAAGGTCGACAGAATTATGTGCTGACCATTGTTAACGTCTTTgggaaatttgaaaataaattaattctttcAGTGATACTTCTAAAatttttgaagaattttttaGACTTCGTTAAGTTTATAACTTTTAACCGGTGAATCCTTTCCAAAGCCTTTTGTAATTACTCACCCTTTTTTACTTATACAAAAATCATACAAAATTCATCTGTATCCATCCTCTTAAATGAGTGAATTCAGACCTGAAAGCCTTCTATTACCTATTTGGTTTCTTACTTGCACAAATCCATGCATGCATATCTAAATACTCAAATCCTTTTCCCCATTGTACACTCGATTTCGGGTTCAAGTTTTAGATTTTAGCTCTTGGCCTTTTCAGGCTCCAAATGACAAGTTTTTCAGAAAATTCTAGATTTGACACTCAGTCCCCCATATCCTTGTATTACCATTGTTTTCCTGTGTGGCATCTTGTTCTCTTTCCTTGgcgatatttgattttttggtaAAGCAGGACTCCTTTCCTTtcttatttctctctctctctctctttttaatattttcctgaaaaaaaataatgttcaaTTATTTCTTTTGATTATCAAACACCTGTTAACCTTGTTTCTTCAGAATTTTGGTTTCTTATGCTGTTTGTTGTCTTCTTTCAATTGTTGCGTATGATGATGCTTCTTACCTGATCCTTTCTTGCAGTTGTAAACTTAACGCTCATAGATCTTCCTGGGTTGACAAAGGTTGCTGTAGGTAATTtgtttgaaatagttagttttttatATTGGacgttttaaattttttttttttgttacatttttaaaaaactaatgtGCTTTTGTTTCCTGCCTTTTGCAGAAGGACAACCCGAGtctattgttgaagatattgaAAACATGGTCCGCTCTTATGTTGAGAAAGTAAGGATCTCGAATCAACCTTGACGAAAACTTTAAATCAATGTCTTcaatgatatgttatttttcttttggctTTGAAATTGGAATATGTTACTACACTAATACCATGAATCTAAAACACCCGTAGGCACTTATATATGCAGTTATGGCCGCTTGAGCTATCCTTGATTCTTTATTTCTATTCTTTAGCATTTTGAATAGTTTCTGCTCTTTTATTTCTCTGGCATTTTAAGGATAAAGGGAATAAAGGGAAATCATGGGTTTTGCTTTTGTTGTATGCCAAATGGAGGCATTCCAGTTTTTTGCCTTTTATGTTCTTGCTATTTGGTGATCACTCTTGGTTCATTGGCATGCATTTGTCAAAGATTAATAAGAGCATTTGTATTTTGTCTTCTACGGAATCTTAAACTATGGAGTG
Proteins encoded:
- the LOC120092813 gene encoding glucan endo-1,3-beta-glucosidase 5-like, which encodes MGHRKWGSLLLALVVCCLGYEEGLFVKGGLGFACNWGTRSSHPLPPDIVVKLMKDNGFSKVKLFEADPGALQALGNSGLQVMLGIPNEFLAPLASSVRVAENWVSKNVSYFVSNFGTDIRYVAVGNEPFLNAYNGSFLQTTFPALQNIQAALIKAGLGRQVKVTIPLNADVYETGNGLPSGGNFRPDIRDLMVNIIKFLSNNASPLTINIYPFLSLNADPHFPKEYAFFSGNAAPVIDGSISYTNVLDANFDTLVSALEKNGFSSMPLIIGEVGWPTDGDPNANNANAQRFNQGLIERINRRQGTPKRPVPTDTYIFAIIDEDAKSIQPGSFERHWGIFNYDGTIKCSLNMGNRKPLVPAKGVQYLSKQWCVMSPQASLSDPNLPNSVAYACDHADCTSLSYGSSCGNLDARSNVSYAFNAYFQTMNQSSNACKFSNLATISTVDPSPSNQGNGRDGCRFGIMIDTTKKRHLARPPRTSSASTLRIGQISYCHWIGFLLALSILIMKN